In Pseudomonas hamedanensis, a single window of DNA contains:
- the rfbC gene encoding dTDP-4-dehydrorhamnose 3,5-epimerase, with amino-acid sequence MNVITTDLPGVLIIEPKVFGDERGFFYESFNARAFQEATGLDTQFVQDNHSRSQKGVLRGLHYQLQNTQGKLVRVTVGEVLDVAVDIRRSSPHFGKSVTVRLSAENHRQLWIPEGFAHGFVVLSEFAEFLYKTTNYYDPSSERSIRWDDPALGIDWQLDEAPKLSAKDAAAALLKDADVFA; translated from the coding sequence ATGAATGTAATCACCACCGATCTGCCCGGTGTTCTGATCATCGAACCCAAGGTTTTCGGCGACGAGCGCGGTTTTTTCTACGAGAGCTTCAACGCCAGGGCGTTCCAGGAAGCGACCGGTCTGGATACCCAATTCGTTCAAGACAACCACTCTCGTTCGCAAAAAGGCGTGTTGCGTGGCCTGCATTACCAACTGCAAAACACTCAGGGCAAACTGGTCCGCGTGACCGTCGGTGAAGTGCTTGACGTGGCTGTGGACATCCGCCGCAGCTCGCCGCATTTCGGCAAGTCGGTGACGGTGCGTCTTTCCGCTGAGAATCACCGTCAGTTGTGGATACCGGAAGGCTTCGCCCATGGTTTCGTGGTCCTGAGCGAGTTCGCAGAATTCCTCTACAAGACCACCAACTACTACGACCCGTCTTCCGAGCGCAGCATTCGCTGGGATGACCCAGCGCTGGGCATCGACTGGCAACTGGACGAAGCGCCGAAGCTGTCGGCCAAGGATGCGGCTGCCGCGCTGCTCAAGGACGCTGACGTCTTCGCTTGA
- a CDS encoding sensor histidine kinase, producing MKPTLPHRPRWRSLALLALCLAPLLWPLEHLAERYYRSELASQNRQTLDLYVANLLGTLHRYEVLPQILGDLPALRAVLGAPDDGVTQGNANRLLNNIAAQTGAEVMYLMDTSGKTLAASNWDKRDSFVGRNFSFRPYFSEAMAGRLGRFFGLGTTSAKRGYFFAAAVRKGETIIGVLVIKVDLDHTESLWGKTPEQLLVTDHNGVVILTSRPEWRFRATRTLSDAERAAITAIQPYPTREPRPLNLSSDAWLTQTHDIAETGWSVSILAPRTLIDRPVRTVVAIGGATLLVVMLLVGLMMQRRRHYLERIAFEAKARRELEGRVAERTSDLEGLNRRLKQEVLEREQAQQELVRAQDDLVQAGKLSALGTMSASISHELNQPLAAIRSYAENAEVLLDHQRTEDARGNLKLISELTGRMASIIAHLRAFARRDRHAPESVALQPALDDALALLAKRRRSMEVELIRDLPAATLWVEAGETRLRQVLGNLLANALDALTEKGPPRKLWLSAEATADGVNLYIRDNGPGFCMEALGRASEPFYTTKTRTQGLGLGLAICETLMRAFGGELSFANHKQGGALITLRLRAGAPGVSLQPSEDRSA from the coding sequence ATGAAACCCACTCTCCCCCACAGACCCCGCTGGCGCAGCCTCGCGCTGCTGGCCCTGTGCCTGGCGCCACTGCTGTGGCCACTGGAACATCTAGCCGAGCGCTATTACCGCAGCGAACTGGCCAGCCAGAACCGCCAGACCCTCGACCTCTATGTTGCCAACCTGCTGGGCACCCTGCACCGCTACGAAGTGTTGCCGCAGATCCTCGGCGACCTGCCGGCCCTGCGCGCTGTACTCGGAGCGCCTGATGACGGCGTTACCCAAGGCAACGCCAATCGTCTGTTGAACAACATCGCGGCGCAGACCGGCGCCGAAGTCATGTACCTGATGGACACTTCAGGCAAGACCCTGGCAGCGTCAAACTGGGACAAACGCGACAGCTTCGTCGGCCGCAATTTTTCCTTCCGGCCGTATTTCAGCGAAGCCATGGCCGGGCGCCTGGGGCGCTTTTTCGGGCTCGGCACCACCTCGGCCAAACGCGGCTACTTTTTCGCCGCGGCTGTGCGCAAGGGCGAAACGATCATCGGCGTACTGGTCATCAAGGTCGACCTCGACCACACCGAAAGCCTGTGGGGCAAAACCCCGGAACAGCTGCTGGTCACCGACCACAACGGTGTGGTCATCCTGACCTCGCGCCCGGAATGGCGTTTTCGCGCAACCCGCACGCTGAGCGATGCCGAGCGTGCGGCGATCACCGCAATCCAGCCCTACCCGACCCGCGAACCACGGCCGCTCAACCTGAGTTCCGACGCCTGGCTGACACAGACCCACGACATCGCCGAAACCGGCTGGAGCGTCAGCATTCTCGCCCCGCGCACGCTGATCGATCGACCGGTGCGCACCGTTGTCGCGATCGGCGGCGCCACCCTGCTGGTGGTGATGCTGCTGGTGGGGTTGATGATGCAGCGTCGCCGCCATTATCTGGAGCGCATCGCCTTTGAAGCCAAGGCCCGCCGCGAGCTGGAAGGCCGGGTCGCCGAACGCACCAGCGATCTCGAAGGCCTCAACCGCCGGTTGAAACAGGAAGTGCTGGAGCGCGAACAGGCGCAGCAGGAACTGGTGCGCGCTCAGGACGATCTGGTTCAGGCCGGCAAACTGTCGGCGCTGGGCACCATGTCCGCGAGCATCAGCCACGAACTCAATCAGCCGCTGGCGGCGATTCGCAGTTACGCGGAAAACGCCGAAGTGTTGCTTGATCATCAGCGCACCGAAGACGCCCGCGGCAACCTTAAACTGATCAGCGAACTGACCGGGCGCATGGCCTCGATCATTGCCCACCTGCGCGCTTTCGCCCGCCGTGATCGCCACGCCCCGGAAAGCGTCGCCCTGCAACCGGCGCTGGACGATGCGCTGGCGTTGCTGGCCAAACGTCGGCGCAGCATGGAAGTCGAACTGATCCGCGATCTGCCGGCCGCCACGCTCTGGGTCGAAGCCGGCGAGACGCGTCTGCGCCAGGTGCTCGGCAATCTGCTGGCCAACGCCCTCGACGCACTGACCGAAAAAGGCCCGCCGCGCAAACTCTGGCTGAGTGCCGAAGCCACCGCCGACGGCGTCAATCTGTACATTCGCGATAACGGCCCGGGGTTCTGCATGGAAGCCCTGGGGCGCGCCAGCGAGCCCTTTTACACCACCAAGACGCGCACCCAGGGCCTGGGTCTGGGCCTGGCCATCTGTGAAACCCTGATGCGCGCCTTTGGCGGTGAACTGTCGTTCGCCAACCACAAACAAGGCGGCGCCCTGATCACCCTGCGCCTGCGCGCCGGCGCACCCGGGGTCAGCCTGCAACCGTCCGAGGACCGAAGTGCATGA
- a CDS encoding sigma-54-dependent transcriptional regulator yields MTIDNRIQVVLIDDDPHLRQALGQTLDLAGLKILPLSEAKGLAAQLERDWPGVVVSDIRMPGMDGLELLSELHAQDPELPVLLITGHGDVPLAVQAMRAGAYDFLEKPFASDALLDSVRRALSLRRLVLDNRSLRLALSDRNELSARLVGHSTPMLRLREQIGALAATKADVLILGETGAGKEVVARALHDLSSRRNGPFVAINAGALAESVVESELFGHEPGAFTGAQKRRIGKFEFANGGTLFLDEIESMSMDVQVKLLRMLQERVVERLGGNQLIPLDIRVIAATKEDLRQAADQGRFRADLYYRLNVAPLRIPPLRERGEDALMLFQHYADEASARHGLPPHELQPAQRALLLRHTWPGNVRELQNAAERFALGLELALDNGAAEGPGGTPATVIHGGLSEQVENFEKSLIAAELARSHSSVRSLAEALGIPRKTLHDKLRKHGLNFGDSSHGEDNE; encoded by the coding sequence ATGACCATCGACAATCGCATTCAGGTGGTGCTGATCGACGACGATCCACATCTGCGCCAGGCCCTCGGCCAGACACTGGATCTGGCCGGTCTGAAAATCCTGCCGCTGTCCGAAGCCAAGGGCCTGGCCGCACAACTTGAGCGTGACTGGCCGGGCGTTGTGGTCAGCGACATTCGCATGCCGGGCATGGACGGCCTCGAACTGCTCAGTGAATTGCACGCGCAGGATCCTGAGTTGCCGGTGCTGCTGATCACCGGCCACGGCGATGTGCCATTGGCGGTGCAGGCGATGCGCGCCGGCGCTTACGACTTTCTGGAAAAACCGTTTGCCAGCGATGCCCTGCTCGACAGCGTGCGCCGCGCCCTGTCGCTGCGCCGCCTGGTACTGGACAACCGCAGCCTGCGCCTGGCCCTCAGCGATCGCAACGAACTGAGTGCGCGGCTGGTCGGCCACTCGACGCCGATGCTGCGCCTGCGCGAGCAGATCGGCGCCCTGGCAGCGACCAAGGCTGACGTGCTGATCCTCGGCGAAACCGGCGCCGGCAAAGAGGTCGTCGCCCGCGCACTGCACGACTTGTCGAGCCGCCGCAACGGCCCGTTCGTGGCGATCAACGCCGGCGCGCTGGCCGAGTCGGTGGTGGAAAGCGAACTGTTCGGTCACGAGCCCGGCGCATTCACCGGCGCGCAGAAGCGCCGAATCGGCAAATTCGAATTCGCCAATGGCGGCACGCTGTTTCTCGATGAAATCGAAAGCATGAGCATGGACGTGCAGGTCAAGCTGCTGCGCATGTTGCAGGAGCGCGTGGTCGAACGCCTGGGCGGCAACCAGTTGATCCCGCTGGACATCCGGGTCATCGCCGCCACCAAGGAAGACCTGCGTCAGGCCGCCGATCAAGGCCGTTTCCGCGCTGACTTGTATTACCGCCTCAACGTCGCGCCGCTGCGCATTCCGCCGCTGCGCGAGCGTGGCGAAGACGCGCTGATGCTGTTCCAGCATTACGCCGATGAAGCCAGCGCCCGCCACGGCTTGCCGCCCCACGAACTGCAACCGGCACAACGTGCGTTGCTGCTGCGCCATACCTGGCCGGGCAACGTCCGCGAATTGCAGAATGCCGCGGAGCGCTTTGCCCTCGGCCTGGAACTGGCGCTGGACAACGGCGCTGCCGAAGGCCCTGGCGGCACGCCCGCCACGGTCATCCACGGCGGCCTCAGCGAGCAGGTGGAAAATTTCGAAAAGTCGTTGATTGCCGCAGAATTGGCACGCTCGCACAGCTCAGTGCGCAGCCTCGCGGAAGCGCTGGGTATTCCTCGCAAAACCTTGCACGACAAGCTGCGCAAGCACGGCCTGAATTTTGGCGACAGCAGCCACGGGGAAGACAACGAATGA
- a CDS encoding thioesterase domain-containing protein, with translation MSSEREYLQTVLHHDIPLTAEMGLEVLEWREQQLSLRLPLAPNVNHKSTMFGGSLYCGAVLAGWGWLHLRLKEEGIEDGHIVIQEGQIHYPLPVTGDAVAICPAPEAAVWKRFVAMYRRYGRARLALDTRIVNAGTADDAVRFTGQYVLHR, from the coding sequence ATGAGCAGCGAAAGGGAATATCTGCAAACGGTGCTGCATCACGACATTCCGCTGACCGCCGAGATGGGTCTTGAGGTGCTTGAATGGCGTGAGCAGCAATTGAGCCTGCGCTTGCCGCTTGCGCCCAACGTCAATCACAAGAGCACCATGTTTGGCGGCAGCCTGTACTGCGGCGCGGTGCTGGCGGGTTGGGGCTGGCTGCATCTGCGCTTGAAAGAAGAAGGGATTGAAGACGGACACATCGTGATTCAAGAAGGGCAGATCCATTATCCGCTCCCTGTGACGGGCGACGCCGTGGCGATTTGTCCAGCACCGGAGGCAGCGGTATGGAAGCGGTTTGTGGCGATGTATCGGCGTTATGGCCGGGCGAGGTTGGCGCTCGATACGCGGATTGTGAATGCGGGAACTGCAGACGATGCGGTGAGGTTTACCGGGCAGTACGTTTTGCACCGTTGA
- the cysQ gene encoding 3'(2'),5'-bisphosphate nucleotidase CysQ, with protein sequence MNFPHPLMAPVVQLALQSGEAILPFWRAGVEVTAKADDSPVTAADMAAHHIIVAGLTALDPSIPVLSEEDANIPQSVRAGWQRWWLVDPLDGTKEFISGSEEFTVNIALIENGRVVFGVVTMPTSGRFYVGGAGLGAWRGDKGATPVAIQVRDVPGPGEAFTVVASRRHSSAEQERLLAGLSASLGELQLANIGSSLKFCLLAEGAADCYPRLAPTSQWDTAAAQGVLEGAGGEVLDLNGEAFCYPARESLLNEFFLALPAKAAWRARLLELARS encoded by the coding sequence ATGAATTTCCCCCATCCCCTGATGGCACCCGTGGTGCAACTGGCCTTGCAGTCCGGCGAGGCGATTTTGCCGTTCTGGCGCGCCGGTGTTGAAGTGACGGCCAAGGCCGATGATTCGCCGGTGACGGCTGCCGACATGGCTGCGCACCACATCATCGTTGCCGGCCTGACAGCGCTGGATCCGAGCATTCCCGTGTTATCCGAAGAAGACGCCAATATCCCGCAAAGCGTTCGCGCCGGATGGCAGCGCTGGTGGCTGGTCGATCCGCTGGACGGCACCAAGGAATTCATCAGCGGCAGCGAAGAATTTACCGTCAACATCGCGCTGATCGAAAATGGCCGAGTGGTGTTTGGCGTGGTGACGATGCCGACCAGCGGTCGTTTTTACGTTGGCGGTGCCGGGCTCGGTGCCTGGCGCGGCGACAAGGGCGCCACGCCGGTCGCGATCCAGGTGCGCGATGTCCCGGGGCCGGGAGAAGCGTTCACAGTGGTCGCCAGCCGCCGGCATTCCAGTGCCGAGCAAGAGCGTCTGCTGGCGGGGTTGAGCGCAAGTCTCGGTGAGCTGCAACTGGCGAATATCGGCAGCTCGTTGAAGTTTTGTTTGCTGGCCGAAGGGGCTGCCGATTGCTATCCGCGACTGGCGCCGACCTCGCAGTGGGACACGGCGGCGGCGCAGGGCGTTCTGGAAGGGGCGGGGGGCGAGGTGCTGGATCTGAACGGTGAAGCGTTTTGTTACCCGGCGCGTGAATCGTTGTTGAACGAGTTCTTTCTGGCATTGCCGGCGAAGGCTGCATGGCGCGCGCGGTTGTTGGAGCTGGCTCGCTCCTGA
- the nudE gene encoding ADP compounds hydrolase NudE, translating to MRQKPTVLAREIVATSRLFCVEELKLRFSNGVERTYERLVGKSAGYGAVMIVAMLDAEHAVLIEEYCGGTDEYELSLPKGLIEPGEDVLAAAERELKEEAGFGARQLEHLTELSLSPGYMSQKIQVVLATDLYEERLEGDEPEPMRVDKVNLRELSALALNPQFSEGRALAALYLTRDLLSQRGVFNYE from the coding sequence ATGCGCCAGAAACCCACCGTACTTGCCCGCGAGATTGTCGCCACCAGCCGCCTGTTTTGTGTCGAAGAGCTGAAGTTGCGTTTTTCCAATGGCGTGGAGCGCACTTACGAGCGCCTGGTCGGCAAAAGTGCAGGTTATGGCGCGGTGATGATTGTGGCGATGCTCGACGCCGAACATGCGGTGTTGATCGAAGAATATTGCGGCGGCACGGACGAATACGAACTGTCGCTGCCCAAGGGCCTGATCGAGCCGGGCGAAGACGTGCTGGCGGCGGCTGAGCGCGAACTCAAGGAAGAGGCCGGTTTTGGCGCGCGGCAATTGGAGCATCTGACCGAGCTGTCGCTGTCGCCCGGTTACATGAGCCAGAAGATCCAGGTGGTGCTGGCGACCGATCTCTACGAAGAGCGGCTGGAGGGCGACGAGCCGGAGCCGATGCGGGTCGACAAGGTCAATCTGCGCGAATTGTCGGCGCTGGCGCTCAACCCGCAATTTTCCGAAGGGCGCGCGCTGGCGGCGCTTTATTTGACCCGCGATCTGCTGAGCCAGCGCGGGGTGTTCAATTATGAGTGA
- the yrfG gene encoding GMP/IMP nucleotidase has translation MPSLPWSDIDTVLLDMDGTLLDLHFDNHFWLEHLPQRYAELHGVSRAMAEMELQPLFERHAGQLQWYCLDFWSAELKLSVRELKQETAHLIALRPDADTFLDAIKRAGKRVIMITNAHRDSLSLKLERIELAPYFERLISSHDYGYPKENPQFWDALKADIGFDPARSLFIDDTLPILRSARDFGVAHLLAVKEPDSRKGPKDTAEFAAVEDYRHLIAGL, from the coding sequence ATGCCTTCATTACCGTGGTCCGACATCGATACCGTTCTGCTGGACATGGACGGTACGTTGCTGGATCTGCACTTCGACAACCACTTCTGGCTGGAACATCTGCCCCAGCGTTATGCCGAACTGCACGGCGTCAGCCGGGCCATGGCCGAGATGGAGTTGCAGCCGCTGTTCGAGCGCCACGCCGGCCAGTTGCAGTGGTATTGCCTGGATTTCTGGAGTGCGGAACTGAAGCTGTCGGTGCGCGAGCTGAAACAGGAGACCGCGCACTTGATTGCCCTGCGCCCGGATGCCGATACCTTTCTCGACGCGATCAAGCGTGCCGGCAAACGGGTGATCATGATCACTAATGCGCACCGCGATTCGCTGTCGCTCAAGCTGGAAAGAATCGAACTGGCGCCGTACTTCGAACGGCTGATCAGTTCGCATGATTATGGTTATCCGAAAGAAAATCCGCAGTTCTGGGATGCCCTGAAGGCGGACATCGGTTTTGATCCGGCGCGCAGCCTGTTTATCGACGACACCTTGCCGATCCTGCGCAGCGCGCGGGATTTTGGCGTGGCGCATTTGCTCGCGGTGAAAGAGCCGGACAGCCGCAAGGGGCCGAAGGACACGGCGGAATTTGCTGCGGTGGAGGATTACCGCCATTTGATTGCCGGTTTATAA
- the lysM gene encoding peptidoglycan-binding protein LysM, whose product MSLFSFLKDAGEKILDALTPDKAEANSAALTKHVQEALTGIDTSKIQVKVEGEKVIATGEAASQEEKEKILLALGNVAGVSGVDDQITVTGPVVVAAEFVEVKAGDTLSAISLRVYGNANQYQKIFEANKPMLKDVNKIYPGQKLRIPK is encoded by the coding sequence ATGAGCCTATTCAGCTTTTTGAAAGATGCCGGTGAAAAAATCCTCGATGCCCTGACGCCGGACAAGGCCGAAGCCAACAGTGCAGCATTGACCAAGCATGTGCAGGAAGCGTTGACCGGTATCGACACATCGAAGATCCAGGTCAAGGTTGAAGGCGAGAAGGTCATCGCTACGGGTGAAGCGGCCAGCCAGGAAGAGAAAGAGAAGATCCTGTTGGCGTTGGGCAACGTGGCTGGTGTGAGTGGCGTGGACGATCAGATCACCGTGACCGGACCGGTGGTGGTGGCAGCCGAATTTGTCGAGGTCAAAGCAGGCGACACACTCAGCGCAATTTCGCTGCGCGTCTATGGTAACGCCAACCAGTACCAGAAGATTTTCGAAGCCAACAAACCGATGCTCAAGGATGTGAACAAGATCTATCCGGGGCAAAAGCTGCGTATTCCGAAGTAG
- a CDS encoding LysR family transcriptional regulator, producing the protein MDIKQLKFLIALDETRHFGQAAARCHITQPTLSMRLRSLEEELDLPLVNRGQRFEGFTAPGERVLAWARTVLAAYDGLQAEAAACRGNLIGTLRLGVVPLSSFDPLPLMQRLHAAHPELRFELSSLSSEQVLEHLANNRIDIGVSYLERLDNERFESLAFNETRMGLLYDERSFTFGEAPLSWEALIELPLCMLTSGMHFRQSIDHNFHSRGLTPQPLLQTDAVHQLLQAVHGGFCCAIMPLDGGAETLADHLRLHPIENARTLAPLGLIMRRGAPRSALAEACFALYQKLPEDA; encoded by the coding sequence ATGGACATCAAGCAGCTGAAATTCCTCATCGCCCTCGACGAAACGCGCCATTTCGGCCAGGCCGCCGCGCGTTGTCACATCACCCAGCCGACCCTGTCGATGCGCCTGCGCAGCCTCGAAGAGGAACTCGACCTGCCGTTGGTCAACCGTGGCCAGCGCTTCGAAGGTTTTACCGCACCGGGCGAACGCGTATTGGCCTGGGCACGCACGGTGCTTGCGGCGTACGACGGCTTACAGGCCGAGGCGGCGGCGTGTCGCGGTAACCTGATCGGTACGCTGCGTCTGGGCGTGGTGCCGCTGTCGAGTTTCGATCCGTTGCCGCTGATGCAGCGTTTGCACGCCGCGCACCCGGAGCTGCGCTTCGAGCTGTCGTCACTGAGCTCCGAGCAGGTGCTTGAACATCTGGCGAACAACCGCATCGATATCGGTGTGTCGTATCTGGAGCGTCTGGACAATGAGCGATTCGAATCGCTGGCCTTCAATGAGACGCGCATGGGTTTGCTCTACGACGAGCGCTCCTTCACGTTTGGCGAGGCGCCGCTGAGCTGGGAGGCGCTGATTGAATTGCCGCTGTGCATGCTCACCAGCGGCATGCACTTTCGCCAGTCCATCGACCACAACTTCCACAGCCGTGGTCTGACGCCGCAACCGCTGCTGCAAACCGACGCCGTCCATCAATTGCTGCAAGCGGTACACGGCGGTTTTTGCTGCGCGATCATGCCGCTGGATGGCGGTGCGGAAACGCTGGCCGATCACCTGCGTCTGCACCCGATCGAAAACGCCCGCACCCTCGCCCCGCTGGGCCTGATCATGCGCCGCGGCGCGCCGCGTTCGGCGCTGGCGGAAGCCTGTTTCGCGCTGTACCAGAAATTGCCCGAAGACGCTTGA
- the fdhD gene encoding formate dehydrogenase accessory sulfurtransferase FdhD: MNAKRPACAAPALETPATASQTYSYSDLPREESASTALAEEVALAIAYNGISQAVMLVTPTDLEDFIVGFSLGSGIIEHASDIYDLQLTAAGSAQYAQVTIANRAFWNLKQQRRQLAGTSGCGLCGVEAVEQALPALKVLLGAALPPIEWLDGLRQRIGAFQPLGQHCGAVHAAVFMNASGELLLGREDIGRHNALDKLIGGLIRQKICTTGGLAIVTSRCSLELIQKVLRAGIQTLVSLSAPTGLAVQWARRHNLNLIHLPQKSAPRVYSPAMENQA; the protein is encoded by the coding sequence ATGAACGCCAAGCGCCCAGCCTGCGCGGCGCCTGCACTCGAAACGCCCGCGACCGCCAGCCAGACGTACAGTTACAGCGATTTGCCCCGCGAGGAATCGGCCAGCACTGCGCTCGCCGAGGAAGTCGCGTTGGCGATTGCCTACAACGGCATCAGCCAGGCCGTGATGCTGGTGACGCCGACCGACCTTGAAGATTTCATCGTCGGCTTCAGTCTTGGCAGCGGCATCATTGAACACGCCAGCGATATCTACGACCTGCAACTGACCGCTGCCGGCTCAGCGCAATACGCCCAAGTGACCATCGCCAACCGCGCCTTCTGGAACCTCAAACAGCAACGTCGCCAGTTGGCCGGCACCAGCGGTTGCGGTCTGTGCGGTGTAGAAGCTGTCGAGCAAGCCCTCCCTGCTCTCAAGGTGTTGCTTGGCGCGGCGTTGCCGCCGATCGAATGGCTGGATGGCCTGCGCCAACGCATCGGCGCCTTCCAGCCGCTCGGCCAGCATTGCGGCGCGGTACACGCGGCGGTGTTCATGAACGCCAGCGGAGAACTGCTGCTGGGCCGCGAAGACATCGGTCGGCATAACGCCCTCGACAAGCTGATCGGCGGGCTGATCCGTCAGAAGATTTGCACAACAGGCGGGCTGGCGATCGTCACCAGCCGTTGCAGCCTCGAACTGATTCAGAAAGTGTTGCGTGCCGGCATTCAGACGTTAGTCAGCCTGTCCGCACCCACGGGCCTTGCCGTGCAATGGGCCCGGCGCCACAACCTCAATCTCATCCACCTGCCGCAGAAAAGTGCGCCGCGGGTGTACAGCCCCGCGATGGAGAATCAAGCGTGA